The following coding sequences are from one Bifidobacterium sp. window:
- a CDS encoding HD domain-containing protein → MSTHMPSVEEITRLHRRLAPSEAAFHLVHTHCVIVAQLAQDIAQHRTEIVSQKASAEDMAAAVGLVSIGDIDEELLEVGALLHDIGTYRVFDSSSDGRDPDSILRFDSQRYILHGVIGYRILLEEGYGESVAAFARNHTGVGVTRQQVISQHLPLAVDDYVPQSQEQEIVMYADKFNSKSHPPAFISQKLQEKRAARFGEENLLRWHALVARYGLPDIGKLAAEHRMPIK, encoded by the coding sequence CTTTCCATTTAGTACATACACACTGTGTGATTGTTGCGCAATTAGCGCAAGACATTGCTCAGCATCGCACGGAGATTGTTTCTCAGAAAGCTTCTGCCGAGGACATGGCCGCTGCGGTTGGACTCGTTTCGATAGGCGATATTGACGAGGAGCTATTAGAAGTCGGGGCATTGCTCCACGACATTGGGACTTACCGTGTGTTTGATAGCTCGAGCGACGGTAGAGATCCTGATTCAATACTGCGATTTGATTCGCAACGATACATACTTCATGGCGTGATTGGTTACCGCATATTGCTCGAAGAGGGATACGGAGAATCTGTGGCGGCATTTGCTAGAAATCACACCGGTGTGGGGGTGACGCGACAGCAGGTGATCAGTCAACATCTTCCTTTAGCAGTTGATGATTATGTGCCGCAGAGCCAAGAGCAGGAAATCGTCATGTATGCGGATAAGTTCAACAGCAAGTCTCATCCGCCTGCCTTCATCTCGCAGAAGTTGCAAGAGAAGCGTGCCGCTCGTTTTGGTGAAGAGAATTTGTTACGTTGGCATGCACTTGTTGCCCGTTATGGTCTGCCAGATATAGGTAAATTGGCTGCTGAGCATCGCATGCCCATCAAATAG